The genomic window TGTTCCTTTTGGAGCCGTGCAGTTGGGACCGGTAAATATTTTTGAAGGCTGGGATTGGTGCAGCGGTTACAATTATGCCAGCAATACCATTTTGGGCTTCACGCACACGCACTTAAGCGGAACTGGAATAGGAGATTTAAATGATATTTTGGTGCTTCCAGTCAGTGGAAAAGTCGGTTTGACCAAAGGAACAAAAGAAGATATGGTGAACGGTTACGGTTCATATTTCTCTCATAAAAACGAAGTGGTAAAACCAGGGTATTATAGCGTTTTATTGGATAAGTATAAAATCAAAGCCGAATTAACGGCAAGCGAAAGAGTCGGTTTTCATAAATATACTTTTGAAAATGCTAATGATTCACACATTTTAATTGATCTAGCCGACGGAATCGGCTGGGACAGACCAGTAAAAACTTTCATTAAAAAAGTTAGCGAAACCAAAATTGAAGGCTACCGCTATTCGGCAGGATGGGCGGCAGATCAACGCGTTTATTTTGCAATGGAATTCTCTGAGCCAATTACAAATATGATGGTTTATGACAGTACAGCTGTCGTTAAAGGGACTGAAGGAGAAGGCTTGAAAATAAAAGCGGTTTTAGATTTTAAAACCTTAAAAAACAAACAGATTCTGGTAAAAGTCGGAATTTCTCCAGTAAGCACAGAAAATGCATCTGCCAATATAAAAGCAGAAATTCCGAATTGGGATTTTGAAGCTGTCGTAAAATTGGCAGATTCGAAATGGAACAAGGAGTTAAATAAAGTTCAGATAAAAGCAGACGATAAAACAATGAAAGTTTTCTATACTTCATTGTATCATACTATGTTTGCGCCTTCCATTTTTAATGATGCGAACGGAGATTATTTAGGAACTGATAAAAAGGTTTATGAAAAAGCCAATTTTACCAATTACACTACTTTTTCGCTTTGGGATACTTACCGCGGATTGCATCCATTATATACCATTACACAGCCTGAAAAAATCAATGATATTGTAAAATCATTTTTAGCGATTTATCAGCAACAGGGAAGATTGCCGGTTTGGCATTTGATGGGCAATGAAACCAATACGATGAACGGAAATCATTCTATAGCTGTTATTGTCGATGCCTATTTAAAAGGATACCGTGATTATGATATCAACTTAGCGTACGAAGCCATTAAAAAAACGGCAATGCAAACCCGCGACGGAATGGATTATGTTCAGAAACTAGAATATATTCCAGCTGATAAACTTTTAGAATCTGTTGGAAATGCTTTAGAATATGCCATAGATGATTACTGCATCGCCTTAATGGCAAAAACTTTAAATAAAACGGACGATTATAATTATTTTACCAAAAGAGCCAATTTGTACAAACAGTATTTTGATAAAGAAACCACTTTTATGCGTGGTAAATTGACAAACGGAAATTGGAGAACACCATTTAATCCGCTTTCTTCAGCGCACCGTAAAGACGATTATGTTGAAGGAAATGCGTGGCAATATACTTGGCTGGTTCCGCAAGATCCATACGGTTTAATCGATTTATTTGGAAGCGAAGATAAATTTATTGCAAAACTGGATTCTTTGTTTTTAATAACAGATAAAGTAGAAGGAGAAGACGTTTCGCCAGATATCAGCGGTTTAATAGGCCAGTACGCACACGGAAATGAACCGAATCATCATATTCCGTATCTGTATGCCTATGTTGGACAGCCTTGGAAAACAGCAAAATTAATTCGAGAAATCGATGATAAATTCTATTCAACAAAACCAGACGGATTGTGCGGTAATGAAGATTTGGGGCAAATGTCGGCTTGGTACGTTTTATCTTCTATGGGATTCTATTCGGTTAATCCTGCAAACGGAATTTATGTTTTAGGAAGTCCATTAGTAAATTCAGCGGTTATCCATCATAAAAAAGGAATTTCATTTACAGTAAATGCCGTTAATAATAGCGCTTCAAACATTTATATACAAAAAGCAGAATATAACGGAAAACCCTATACAAAATCATACATCACACAAGAAATGATCGTAAAAGGGGGAGAGTTGAAACTATATATGGGAAATAAACCATCAGCTACATTTGGAGTTAAGAAAGAAGATAGACCGTTGTAAGTAGTGTTCAGTGTTCAGTTTTTAGTGAGCAGTTTCCTAACAGGTTTTAAAAACCTGTTAGGTATGATTTAAGGTTAAAATTTACGGCAGCTTTGTCAAAGTTTTAAACTTTGACAAAGCTTAGGCAAACGAGATTGGCATTTTACAAAGAATAAAATAGCTAATAGGTTTTTTAACCTGTTAGGATAACAACAGATAATATGAAAATAAAAAGTTTAATTTTTTTTGGATTAATACACTGCTGCATTTCTATAAATGCACAAGTTAAAGAACCTGTAGAACATGTAAACCCGTTAATGGGAACACAATCTTTGCATAATCTTTCAAACGGAAATACGTATCCCGCAATTTGCAGACCGTGGGGAATGAATTTCTGGACGCCACAAACAGGAAAAATGGGCGACGGATGGGCATATACTTATACCGCAGAAAAAATTAGAGGATTTAAGCAGACACATCAGCCTTCGCCTTGGATGAACGATTACGGTCAGTTTTCGATTATGCCAGTTACGGGTAAATTGGCTTTCGCCGAAGACGAACGTGCGAGCTGGTTCAGCCATAAAGCTGAGATTTCAAAACCGTATTATTACAACGTTTATCTTGCCGATCATGATGTTACTACCGAAATTACGACAACAGAAAGAGCAGCACATTTCCAGATCACATTCCCTGAAAACGAAAAATCTTCTATTGTAATCGATGCTTTTGATAAAGGTTCTTACATCAAAATAATTCCGTCAGAAAACAAAATAATCGGTTATACAACTCGCAATAGTGGAGGAGTTCCTCAAAATTTCAAGAATTATTTTGTGCTAATTTTCGATAAACCATTTGAAACAAATTCTACATGGGTTGATAAAGTTTTGACTGCTGATAAGCTAGAAGCAGAGGGAAATCATACAGGAGCTGTTGTTGGATTTAAAACCAAAAAAGGAGAAAAAGTCAATATTAGAGTGGCCTCTTCTTTTATAAGTCAGGAGCAGGCAGAATTGAATCTGAAAAACGAATTAGGCACATCAACTTTTAAAGAAACGGTTTTGCAATCTAAAGCAGAATGGAATAAAGTTTTAGGAAAAATTGCGATTGAAGATACCAATACAGATCAGTTAAAGACCTTTTATTCTTGTT from Flavobacterium sp. KACC 22763 includes these protein-coding regions:
- a CDS encoding GH92 family glycosyl hydrolase, producing MRIAFSGFLALSLLLANPIISQQKKAKQTDVNYTQYVDPLIGSAGHGHVFVGANVPFGAVQLGPVNIFEGWDWCSGYNYASNTILGFTHTHLSGTGIGDLNDILVLPVSGKVGLTKGTKEDMVNGYGSYFSHKNEVVKPGYYSVLLDKYKIKAELTASERVGFHKYTFENANDSHILIDLADGIGWDRPVKTFIKKVSETKIEGYRYSAGWAADQRVYFAMEFSEPITNMMVYDSTAVVKGTEGEGLKIKAVLDFKTLKNKQILVKVGISPVSTENASANIKAEIPNWDFEAVVKLADSKWNKELNKVQIKADDKTMKVFYTSLYHTMFAPSIFNDANGDYLGTDKKVYEKANFTNYTTFSLWDTYRGLHPLYTITQPEKINDIVKSFLAIYQQQGRLPVWHLMGNETNTMNGNHSIAVIVDAYLKGYRDYDINLAYEAIKKTAMQTRDGMDYVQKLEYIPADKLLESVGNALEYAIDDYCIALMAKTLNKTDDYNYFTKRANLYKQYFDKETTFMRGKLTNGNWRTPFNPLSSAHRKDDYVEGNAWQYTWLVPQDPYGLIDLFGSEDKFIAKLDSLFLITDKVEGEDVSPDISGLIGQYAHGNEPNHHIPYLYAYVGQPWKTAKLIREIDDKFYSTKPDGLCGNEDLGQMSAWYVLSSMGFYSVNPANGIYVLGSPLVNSAVIHHKKGISFTVNAVNNSASNIYIQKAEYNGKPYTKSYITQEMIVKGGELKLYMGNKPSATFGVKKEDRPL